The nucleotide window CGTCCGCGCCCAGGTCCAGGGCCAGTTGCTCGTCCTGGGGCTCCACATAGGTCGCAGTGTAGACCAGGAACGGGATGGTGGCCAACGCCGGATCAGTCTTCCAGGCCCTCAGGAACGTGTAGCCGTCCATCACGGGCATGAGCAGGTCCGAAATGACCAGATCCGGCGGCTGGCTCCGCGCCAGGTCCAGGGCTTCGCCGCCGTGGCGCGCCTCGTGCACCTCCAGACCCAGACCCACCAGCATCATCCGCACCAGCATGCGGTTGTCTTCGCGGTCATCCACCACAAGCACCTTCTTCATGCGATCCTCCCGCGGGCCTCCGCCAGTACAGCCGTGATTGTGACGAGGAATGTGTCCGGATCGATCGGCTTCTCGATGTAGTGGTCGCAGCCAGCCTCCAGCGCCAGTTCCCGGTCGCCGGCCATGGCGTGCGACGTGACCGCCACGATGGGGATGCCGCGCAGCAGCGGGTCCCGACGGAGGCGGCGAGCCACTTCGTATCCATTCATGCCTGGCAATTGGATGTCCAGCAGGACCAAGTCCGGACGCAGTTCGGATGCGGCCTCCAGGCCAGCCGGTCCGGATTCGCTTGCATGGACCAGATGCCCCGCGCTCTCCAGCAAGAAGGTCTCCAGGTAACGGTTCTGCACGTTGTCCTCGATGAGCAGGATGCTCGCCCTCATGACACCGTCTCCTCTTCGAGCGGCACGTTCAGGGTGAACGTGCTGCCCAGTCCCGGCGTGCTGTGAACGGTGATGGAGCCCCCCATCAAGGCGGCCAGGCGCTGGCTGATGGCCAGGCCCAGCCCCGTTCCCTCGTGGCTGCGGGCAAGGCCATTGTCCAATTGATGGAATGGCCTGAACAATTGCTCCAGTTCTTCCGCGTCCATGCCGGGACCCGTGTCCTGGACCTGGACGCACAGCCACCCTGCCCGACGCACGGCTTGCACCTTCACCCCGCCCTTCTCCGTGAACTTGATGGCGTTGCCGATCAAGTTGATCAGGATCTGCTCCAAGCGCCGCTCGTCCTGCCTGATCCTGCCAAGGTCCGGTGGCATGGACAGATCCAGTTGCAAGCCCTTTGCCGATGCCAGGGGTCCCAGGGTGGAGGCCACTCTCCTCAAGGAGTCCGGCACCTCCATAGGCCGGGCTTGTAGGGACAACTCACCGGCCTCGATGCGACTGATGTCCAGGATGTCGTTGATCAGCGCCAGCAAGTGGCGCCCGCTTCCACGCACCATCTCCAGTTGGCGTTGCTGCTCATCGGTGAGTGGCCCCGCCAACCCCTGCTGCAGGACGCCGGTGAAGCCGATGATGGAATTGAGCGGAGTGCGCAACTCGTGGGACATGGTGGCCAGGAAGACCGATTTGGCGCGATCCGCCTCCTCCGCACGATGCTTGGCAAGCGCCATGGCTTCGCGGGATGCGACGAGGGATCGCTCGGCTTCTTTCCGCGCCGAGTTGTCCTGGGCGATGCCAAGAAAACTGACGACACGACCGTTCTCATCGCGCAAGGGACTCACGGCCAGGAGGACAGGGACACGCCGGCCGTCCTTGCGGACGTAGGTCCATTCCCCGATGTCGGTCGCGCCCCGGCGGGAGCGGGCTAGGAAGACCTCCAGCCCAGGTTTGACTTCCTCGCCCAGCTCCTGTGTCAAGGACCGGGCGGCCGCGGCCATCTCGTCCGGGTCATGGAACAGGTCGGCCGTGGCTTTGCCCACCACATCGCCGGCCTCATAGCCAAGCAGTTTTTCCGCGCCCCGGTTGAACAGTCTTATGCCTCCTTCGTCGCCGGAGATGATGGCGTAATCGGTTCCGGCCAGGATAGCCTCCATCAGGGAATTGCTTGTTTGCAGGGCGCGCCGGGCGGCCGCCCGCTCGCCAAGTCCGCGGTACAGGACCATGGTGCCCAACGCCAGGACCGCCATGCCGGTCGCCACCCCCAGCGCGAGCAACACCATGGTGCGCCGTGCGGTCCTCGCCGTGCGGTCCTCCCGATCCCTCAGGATCTGATTCTGTCGCTCCATGATCCAGGCCTCGTGCCCGCGGAGGCGGTCGTGCAATTCCATGCCTGTTCCGGAGGCCACCAGGGCTTGCGCCTGGACGAATCCCCGCTCCTGGAAAGTTGTCAGCACGTCTTCCGCGACCTCCTGCCGCGACTGCGCAAGCAGGATCATGTCCGTCAGCGCAAGGTTGACAGAGTCGTCCAGGACGCGGGCCTGCACGGACTCGGCCAGGGCCGAGATCTGCCCGCGCGCTTGGTGATAAGGTTCAAGGAAATCGGCTTGGCCGGTGAGGAGGTGTCCGCGCACGCTGGTCTCCACATCGGTCAACGCCCCCATCAATTCCGAGACCAGGGTTTTCACCTCCTGGGCCCGGCGGACCGAGGCCGCGTCACGGGTCAACCCACGCAGGCTTGACAAGGCAAGTCCACCCACGCCGAGCAGGATGAGCAGGAAAGACACGGCAACCGCCAGGAGGATGCGCCGCATGGCGGCCTCGGGGTCAGTTGAGAGCATGGGGTGGCTGTTGTCCAACATGAATGGGTGATCGCCTCTCGGGAGGGAGGATGCTTCGCGATCCGTGATCAATCTGGTCAATGGGGAAGCGAGCCGCAAGGAGAAGTCGAGGAATCCGCTTTGACCGATCGTCCCTTGCAGCCCGCCTTGGAGTGCGGGTCCGCGATGGACCTTGGGGCGAGGAAATGGGGGACGCGGCAGGCGGTCGAACCGACGGATCAGAAGAATCCCAGTTGGAGCCGGGCCGCCTCGCTCATCATGTCCTTGGTCCAGACGGGCTCCCAGACCAGATCGACATGCACGCCCTGCACGCCCTCCACCTCCATCACGCGCTCCGTGACGCGCCCGGGGAGGGCCTCCGCCTCGGGGCAATTGGGCGTGGTCAGCGTCATCTTGACCTGCACGAAGGCGTCGTCGCCAATGTCCACCCCATAGATGAGGCCCAGGGAATGGATGTCCACCGGGATCTCCGGATCGAAGACCGTCTTCAGCGCGGCGACGATCCGCTCTTCAAGCGCCTGCTTGTCCACTGGCATGTGACTCTCCGCGGTTCTTCCAACCTCAAACGCCGAGCAGGCGCTGGGTCTTGCCCAGCGCCGCCGCCAGGCGCTCCACCTCCTCCAGCGTGTTGTAGCAGGCGAAGGAGGCGCGCACCGTGCCGGGCAGCCCCAGGCGATCCATAAGCGGCTGGGCGCAGTGGTGGCCGCTGCGCACGGCCACACCCTCCAGGTCGAGCAGGGTGGCCACATCGGAGGGGTGGGCCCCCGTCAAATTGAAGGAAAGGACGGCCGCCCTGTGACGGGGCCGCCCCGCGATCCTCACGCCGGGCAGCGCCTCCAGCAGCGCCGTGGCCCGCGCCAGGAGGGCCTCCTCGTGGGCGGCCAGGGCGGCCGGGTCGAGTCCGCCCAGGAAGTCCAGCGCCGCCCCCAGGCCGATCGCTCCCGCGATGGGCGGGGTGCCGGCCTCCAGCCGCCAGGGCAGCTGGTTGAACTCGGCGTCCTCGTAGCTCACGCTGGCGATCATGTCGCCGCCACCCTGCCAGGGCGGCAATTGCTCCAGCAGCTCGCGCCGCCCCGCCAGCACGCCGATCCCCGTCGGACCATAGACCTTGTGGCCGCTGAAGGCGTAGAGGTCGGCGCCCAGCTCCTGCACGTCCACCGGCAGATGGGGGACGGCCTGCGCCCCGTCCACCAGCACGCGGGCACCGGCCTCATGGGCCAGGGCGATCATCCCGCGCACGGGGTTGACCGTGCCCAGGGCATTGGAGACATGGGTCAGGGCGGCCAGGCGCGTCCGCTCCGACAGGCGGGCGCGGAACTCGTCCAGCGACACCTCGCCCCGCTCGTCGGCATGGGCCACCACCAGGCGGGCGCCCCGCCGCTGGCAGAGCAGTTGCCAGGGCACCAGGTTGCTGTGGTGCTCCAGGCCGGTGACGAGGATCTCGTCCCCCGGCCGCACGAAGGCCTCGCCGAAACTCCAGGCCGCCAGATTGACCGCCGCCGTGGTGCCGGACGTGAAGATGACGGCCTCCGGCCCCTCCGCGTTGAGGTGGCGGCGCACTGATTCGCGGGCCGCCTCGTAGGACTCGTCGGCGCGCACGGCCAGGGCGTGGAGGCCGCGGTGGACGTTGGCGCAGTCGACGCGGTTGTAGCGCTCCATCGCCGCCAGGACGGCCAGCGGCTTCTGGGTGGTGGCGGCGTTGTCCAGGTAGCAGAGCGGCTTGCCGTGCACCTGTTGGTCCAGGGCCGGGAACTGGGCGCGGAGCGCCGCGACTGGATGGGGAGGATGGTCGGTCATGGCTACTCCGCCAGCGTGCGCGTGATGAGGCGGTCCAGTGGGCTGACCAGCTCGCTGGTCCGCACCCGTCCCAGTTGTCCGGAACAGAAGGCGTGGATGAGCAGGCGCCGCGCCAGGTCCCGGGGGATGCCCCGCGACCGCAGGTAGAAAAGGCTGCCCTCGTCCAGGCTGCCCACCGTGGCGCCATGGGTGCACTTCACGTCGTCGGCCAGGATCTCCAGCTGCGGACGCGCCACGGCCCGGGCCTCGGGCGAAAGGAGCAGGGCGGCGCAGGACTGCACGGCGTCCGTGCGCTGGGCGTCGCGGGCCACTTCGATCCGGCCGGTGAAGACGCCGCGGCTGCGGTCGGAGAGGATGGTGCGGAAGCTCTGGCGGCTGGAGCAGTCCGGCGCCCGGTGGATCAGATGCGTGTGGTTGTCCACCTGGGTTCCGTCGCGCAGCAGGGCCAGGCCGTTGATCTCCCCGCGGGCCCCCGCCCCGGCCAGTTCCAGGCGGTACTCGTTGCGGATCAGGCGGCCGCTGGTGGTGAAGGTGTGGGAGCGGGCGCGCGCCTCCCGCTCCAGGCGAAGGAAGGTGCCGCTCACGCGGCGGCCGGCGCCGCTGTCGCGCTGGACGCGCAGGTGCTCCAGCGTGGCGCCCGGTCCCAGCAGGAATTCGCCGACGGCGTTGCAGAAACAGGCCGCCTCGCCGAAACCGCCGTTGGATTCCACCACGGTGGCGGCGCTGCCCTCGCCCATGGCCACCAGCAGCCGGCTCTGGGCCAGCAGGGGCGTCGCGCCCGGCAGCATGAGGGAGAGGACGTGGAGGGGCCGCTCCAGCCGCACGCCGGCCGGCACCCACAGCCCGGCGGCGTCCTCGGCCAGGGCGCTGTTGATGGCGCTGAAGACGCCTCCGGCGGGGCGGCTGAGCGTGTCCAGCCGCTCGAGCAGCAGGGCCGCCTCGGCCACGCCGTCCCGCGCGGCCTGCTTCATGGCGCGCAGGCTGCCGAAGCCGGCGCCGGCGGGCAGCGCCCCGATCTCGCTGAGCTCCGGCACGATGCGGCCGTTCACCAGCACCAGCCGGTCCACCACGACCCCCTCGGGGCTGAGGGCGGTCAATTGATCCACATCGGGAAGGGGTCCCGCCGCCGCCAGCTGGAAGCTCTCCTCGCCCAGACCGTCCAGGCGGGTGAAGCGCCAGCTCTCGTCGCCCGGCCCGGGCAGGCCGCGCTCCAGGGCGCCCAGGGCCACGACCCGGCGCGTCGCCTGCGGCAGCAGGCCGTCCGCGGCGGGGGGATCGGCCAGCCAGGAGGAGAGGGAGCGGGCCGCGCTCACGCCGGGACCTCCATCCCGTCTTCGATCCAGCCGTAGCCGCGCTTTTCCAGCTCAAGGGCCAGCTCGCGACCGCCGCTGCGCACGATGCGCCCGTCGGCCAGGACGTGCACGCGGTCCGGCACGATGTGGTCCAGCAGGCGCTGGTAGTGCGTCACCACCACGGCGCTGAATTCCGGGGAACGCAGCGCGTTGACCCCGTCCGCCACCACGCGCAGGGCGTCGATGTCCAGGCCCGAGTCCGTCTCGTCGAGCAGGGCGAGGCGCGGCTCCAGGATGAGCATCTGGAAGATCTCGTTGCGCTTCTTCTCGCCGCCGGAGAAGCCCTCGTTGACGGCGCGCTTCTGCAGGCTGTCGTCCAGGTGGAGGAGCTTGAGCTTCTCGCTGATCAGGCGCAGGAAGTCCTCGGCCGGCACTTCGGGCTGGCCGCGGTGGCGGCGCTGGGCGTTGAGGGCCATGCGCAGGAAATAGAGGTTGGGCACCCCGGGGATCTCCACGGGATACTGGAAGGCGAGGAAGATGCCGTCGCCGGCCCGCTCCTCGGGCTCGCGGTCCAGCAGATCGCGCCCCTGGTAGAGCACCTCCCCGGCGGTTACCTCGTAACCTTCGCGGCCGGCCAGCACGTTGGCCAGCGTGCTCTTGCCCGAGCCGTTGGGCCCCATCACGGCGTGGATCTCGCCCGCCCCCACCTCCAGGGACAAGCCCTTCAGGATCGGCTTGCCCGCCACGCTGACGTGCAGGTCTCGTATGCTCAACATGTCTGCGCTCCTTGCGGCCGGCCACTCTGTCGCGCGCCGCCGGCCCTGTTTCCTGTCCCCGGGCGCGCAAGCGCCCGGCGCTCCTTGTCTTGGCAGCTTGTCGGACGTGGTCGGCGCCGTCAGCCGACGCTGCCCTCCAGGCTTACGCCCAGCAGTTTCTGGGCCTCCACGGCGAACTCCATGGGCAGCTCGGCCAGCACCTCGCGGCAAAAGCCGTTGACGATGAGGGAGAGGGCGTCCTCCCCGCTGATGCCGCGCTGCCGGCAGTAGAAGACCTGGTCGTCGCTGATGCGGCTGGTGGTGGCCTCGTGCTCCACCACGCTGCTGGTGTTGCGCACGTCGATCACCGGCCAGGTGTGCGCCCCGCAGCGGTCCCCGATGAGCAGGCTGTCGCACTGGGAGAAGTTGCGCGCCCCCTCGGCGCCGGCCCCCACCTGCACCAGGCCGCGATAGCTGTTCTGGCTGAGGCCCGCCGAGATGCCCTTGGAGATGATCGTGCTCTTTGTGTTGCGGCCCAGGTGGATCATCTTGGTGCCGGTGTCCGCCTGCTGGTGGTTGGCGGTGAGGGCCACCGAATAGAACTCGCCCACCGAGTCGTCGCCGCGCAGGATGCAGCTGGGGTACTTCCAGGTGATGGCCGAGCCGGTCTCCACCTGCGTCCACGAGACGCGGGCCCGCTCGTGGCAGAGGCCGCGCTTGGTGACGAAGTTGTAGATGCCGCCGCGCCCCTCCTTGTCCCCCGGGTACCAGTTCTGCACGGTGGAGTACTTGATGAAGGCGCCGGGCAGGGCGACCAGCTCCACCACCGCCGCGTGGAGCTGGTTCTCGTCGCGCATGGGGGCCGTGCAGCCCTCCAGGTAGCTGACCTGGGAGCCCTCGTCGGCCACGATCAGGGTGCGTTCGAACTGGCCCGTCCCCGCGGCATTGATGCGGAAGTAGGTGGACAGCTCCATGGGGCACTTGACGCCCTTGGGGATGTAGACGAAGGAGCCGTCGCTGAAGACGGCGCTGTTGAGGGCGGCGTAGAAGTTGTCGCGGATGGGCACCACGCTGCCCAGGTGGGCGCGCACCAGCTCCGGGTGCTCACGTAGCGCCTCGGAGATGGAGCAGAAGATGATGCCGCGGGTGGCCAGCTCCTCCTTGTAGGTGGTCTTCACCGACTCGCTGTCGAAGACGGCGTCCACCGCCACGCCGGCCAGGCGGGCCCGCTCGCCCAGCGGGATGCCCAGTTTCTCGAAGGTCTCCAGCAGCTCGGGATCCACCTCGTCCAGGCTGGCCGGCCCCTCTTTCTTGCGGGGCGCCGAGTAGTAGGAGATGGCCTGGAAGTCGATGGGCGGGATGCGCAGGTAGGCCCAGTCCGGATGTGTCATCTCCCGCCAGGCGCGCAGGGCCTTGAGCCGCCACTCCAGCATGAAGGGAGGCTCCTCCTTGCGTTGCGAGATCAATTGAACGATGCCCTCGTCCAGGCCGGGCGGGATGGTGTCGGATTCGATCGCGCTGACGAAGCCGTACTTGTAGTCGCGGTCGGCCAGTTCCTGGATCTCGCGGGTCTCGCTGTTCATGCCTGCGCCTCCCCCATCCGTTCCAGCGCCGCCGCGGCCCGCGCCACGCCGTTGCCGTTGCCCGCCCGCTCGCCCTCCCCGCCTCCGGAGCGGTCGGGCGTCATGTCCAGGAGCGTGATGCCCTGCAGGGCATGACGCAGCGCCTGGTTGATGCGCAGCCAGTTGGGCTGCAGGTCGCAGCCGTCCACATAGCGGCATGCGCCCGGCCCCCGTTCCGTGCACTCCGTGATGGCAATGGGTCCCTCCAGGGCGCTGACGACCTCCTCGATCGTGATGCGATCCGGCGGCCGGCTGAGCCGGTAGCCGCCCTTGGCGCCCCGCTGGGAGGCGAGCAGGCCGTCGCGCACCAGCAGCTTGAGGATCTTCCCCACCATGGGCAGGGGCAGGCCGGTCTCCTGGGCGAGGTCCCGCGCGCTCTTGGCCGCTGCCTGGGGCTGGGCGGCGAAGAGGGTCATGAGGACGATGCCGTAGTCGCTTTGCTTGGTGATGCGCAGCACCATCACCTCCAAAAGTAGAACCGTTCAGGTTCTGATTTTAGTCGTTGACCGACAAGCTAATGCTCCCCAAATGGCGAGGCAAGGCAGGGAAGGGCGCCCCGGGCAAAATTCCAGACTTTTTCTGTCGGGTATGCCCAGGCTTGACCACCTGGGCATGGGGGCGGATCGTTTCGCTTCCATAGATTGGGGCGGCCAACCCGTCGCCGGCGGACACGGCCCAGCTCAATCCTGTTCTGCGGAATGGACTGTCATGAAGACCCTCATCCTCTCCAGCTCCCTCAGCCCCACGTCGCGCTCGCGCCTGCTCTGCCGCCGGGTGGAGGACCTCCTCGCCGGCCGGCCCGGGGTCGAACTCGACCTGGTGGACCTGCGCGAGGTGGAGCTGCGCCCCTGCCACCTGGGCAAGACGGCCTCCATGCGGAATCTGGCCGAGCGGATCGCCACCGCCGACAACTACATCTTCGGCATGGGCGTCCACTGCTACACGGTCAACGACGGGCTGAAGATCGTGCTGGACACCTGCATGAAAGGGTGTGATGGCAAGTTCTTCGGCATTCTCTGCGCCGCCGGGGGGGAGAAAAGCTACCTGAGCACCATGCACCTCACCCAGATCTGCATGAACGAATGGCGCATGATCCAGCTGCCGCGCGTGGTCTACGTCCACGACGGCGACTTCCACGGGGAGGAGCTGGCCAGCCCGGCCGTGGAGGAGCGGCTGGTCCAGTTCGCCGACGAGTTTGCAAGCATCGGCCGCAAGCTGCTGGCCTGAGCCGGGCGGCGGAGCGGCTGCCATCAAGCGCAAGGAGGCCCATCATGGGTGACAAGGGCGGCAAGAAGGACAAGGAAAAGGCCAAGAAGCAGGATGCGACCAAGCACAACCAGAAGGACCAGAAGAAGCAGGACAAGCAGGACAAGCAGAAGAAGGTCGTCTGAGCATGGGGGAGGCCGCCTCCCCGCTGGCCGCCTTCCTGGCCTGCCGGCGGATCGCGCTGGCCGGGGCTTCGCGCGGGGGACGCAAGTTCGGCGACACGCTGTTGCGGGAACTGGCCGCTCGTGGCCGGGAGGTCCAGATCGTCCATCCGGCCGGCGGCATGGTCGCGGGCCGGCCCGCGGTCGCCCGTCTGGCCGATCTGCCCAAGCCGGTGGACGGCCTGGTCGTCTGCCTGCCGCCCGGCGTGGTGCCGGGCCTGCTGGAAGAGGCGGCGGCGGCGGGCATCCGCCGCATCTGGCTGCAGCAGGGCTCCTCCTCGCTGGTGGCGGTGGCACGCGGCCGGGAGCTTGACCTGGAGCTGGTGGCCGGCGAGTGCCTCCTCCTGCACCTGGAGCCGGTCAAGGGGATCCACGCCATCCACCGCTGGCTGCGGAGCCTGTGGCGCAGGGCATGAGCCGGGACAGCCGCCGCCAATGGGGATCCCTCGGTCCGGAGCCGGAATCCAGACCAGCCACGGCCACGGTCGGTCTGGGCAAGCTGAACGGTCAGGTGGACATCCTAAACTCAGCGACAACAAGAGGCGCGATTGATGATTGCACTGCGCTGCACGGCGAAACTGCTGGACCGGCTGGGCATCGAGCGCCATCCGCCGGAACCGCCACCCTCGACCTCACGACTGGGTGACTGGACCGCCACCTACGTGGTGGCGCGGCCCCGGCATCTGGTGGTGGCGATGAACGCGCGGACCGGCCTGGTGATGCTGCTTCCCGGCAGCGAGCTGGGCCGCCTGCCAGGGCACTTCCAGGACGGGCTGGCACGGCTGTTGGGCCAGGCCGGTATTCCCGGCGAGGTGGCGCGGCAAGAGCTGGAGGCGTCCGCAGCAATCTGCTATGGGGCGACCCGGGACCGCAGCGCCACGGGCATGCTGAGCCAGGCGGTGATGGATCTGAAGGGCCTTCTCCGGCGCTGGCCTGAAGAGGGTCCCTGGGCCATGGAGGACATGCTGCTTTCGCGGCCCACCGGACGCGCGCTGATGTTCCCCGGCGTGGAACTGTCCCGCGTGCTGGCGCCGGATCAGACCCGGGAGGCCGCCCTCGTGCGTCTGCCCGGCCCGCCGCGCCCTCCCGACCGGCTCCTTGTGGCGCGCGGGCTGCCGGATGACATCCAGGCTGCCACACTGATCAACGCCGGGCTGGATCGGATTTGGACCGCCCTGGCCACTGCGGAGGGCCTGGACCCGCGCTTCACGGCCGGCGCCGATGTGGACACCCGCCCGGGCGGGCGCATCCGCTTCCGCTGGGTGGATTGGGGGGCGTCGGGGGTCGTGGCGGATGGCGGCATCGTCTTCGAGGCCGTCGTTCCCCGCCGCCTGGTCATCCAACGGCAAGCGGACACCGCGGCACCGCCCACCACGGTGACGCTCACCCTGGAGGCGGAGGCCGAGGGCACCCGCGTGCGCGTGCGGGAGAGCGGCTTCCGTGACACACCCGCAGGTCGCCGGGCGCAGTTGGACTGCGCCGCGGGATGGGGCGAGGCGCTGGCCTTGCTCAAGGCTTGGCTGGAGGCGGGACAGCCAGTGCGGTCTCCTCGCGGCGCGAGCCGTGAGGAAGAGGCCCCGTGACGACCGCGGACCGCCCATCCGGCCCGGAGGGCGGTGGCACCCCGCCTTGCGCTGAGGACAGGCCGCGCCTCTATCACGACCTCGCCCCCTGGTTCCACCTGCTCACCGCGCCGGCGGACTACGCCGAAGAGGCAGCCTGGTACTGGCGGCTCCTGGTCGAGGCATGTGGCGGAACGCCCCGCACCCTGCTGGAGCTTGGCTGTGGCGGAG belongs to bacterium and includes:
- a CDS encoding response regulator; amino-acid sequence: MRASILLIEDNVQNRYLETFLLESAGHLVHASESGPAGLEAASELRPDLVLLDIQLPGMNGYEVARRLRRDPLLRGIPIVAVTSHAMAGDRELALEAGCDHYIEKPIDPDTFLVTITAVLAEARGRIA
- a CDS encoding ATP-binding protein — protein: MRRILLAVAVSFLLILLGVGGLALSSLRGLTRDAASVRRAQEVKTLVSELMGALTDVETSVRGHLLTGQADFLEPYHQARGQISALAESVQARVLDDSVNLALTDMILLAQSRQEVAEDVLTTFQERGFVQAQALVASGTGMELHDRLRGHEAWIMERQNQILRDREDRTARTARRTMVLLALGVATGMAVLALGTMVLYRGLGERAAARRALQTSNSLMEAILAGTDYAIISGDEGGIRLFNRGAEKLLGYEAGDVVGKATADLFHDPDEMAAAARSLTQELGEEVKPGLEVFLARSRRGATDIGEWTYVRKDGRRVPVLLAVSPLRDENGRVVSFLGIAQDNSARKEAERSLVASREAMALAKHRAEEADRAKSVFLATMSHELRTPLNSIIGFTGVLQQGLAGPLTDEQQRQLEMVRGSGRHLLALINDILDISRIEAGELSLQARPMEVPDSLRRVASTLGPLASAKGLQLDLSMPPDLGRIRQDERRLEQILINLIGNAIKFTEKGGVKVQAVRRAGWLCVQVQDTGPGMDAEELEQLFRPFHQLDNGLARSHEGTGLGLAISQRLAALMGGSITVHSTPGLGSTFTLNVPLEEETVS
- a CDS encoding DUF59 domain-containing protein, whose product is MPVDKQALEERIVAALKTVFDPEIPVDIHSLGLIYGVDIGDDAFVQVKMTLTTPNCPEAEALPGRVTERVMEVEGVQGVHVDLVWEPVWTKDMMSEAARLQLGFF
- a CDS encoding SufS family cysteine desulfurase; this encodes MTDHPPHPVAALRAQFPALDQQVHGKPLCYLDNAATTQKPLAVLAAMERYNRVDCANVHRGLHALAVRADESYEAARESVRRHLNAEGPEAVIFTSGTTAAVNLAAWSFGEAFVRPGDEILVTGLEHHSNLVPWQLLCQRRGARLVVAHADERGEVSLDEFRARLSERTRLAALTHVSNALGTVNPVRGMIALAHEAGARVLVDGAQAVPHLPVDVQELGADLYAFSGHKVYGPTGIGVLAGRRELLEQLPPWQGGGDMIASVSYEDAEFNQLPWRLEAGTPPIAGAIGLGAALDFLGGLDPAALAAHEEALLARATALLEALPGVRIAGRPRHRAAVLSFNLTGAHPSDVATLLDLEGVAVRSGHHCAQPLMDRLGLPGTVRASFACYNTLEEVERLAAALGKTQRLLGV
- the sufD gene encoding Fe-S cluster assembly protein SufD; the encoded protein is MSAARSLSSWLADPPAADGLLPQATRRVVALGALERGLPGPGDESWRFTRLDGLGEESFQLAAAGPLPDVDQLTALSPEGVVVDRLVLVNGRIVPELSEIGALPAGAGFGSLRAMKQAARDGVAEAALLLERLDTLSRPAGGVFSAINSALAEDAAGLWVPAGVRLERPLHVLSLMLPGATPLLAQSRLLVAMGEGSAATVVESNGGFGEAACFCNAVGEFLLGPGATLEHLRVQRDSGAGRRVSGTFLRLEREARARSHTFTTSGRLIRNEYRLELAGAGARGEINGLALLRDGTQVDNHTHLIHRAPDCSSRQSFRTILSDRSRGVFTGRIEVARDAQRTDAVQSCAALLLSPEARAVARPQLEILADDVKCTHGATVGSLDEGSLFYLRSRGIPRDLARRLLIHAFCSGQLGRVRTSELVSPLDRLITRTLAE
- the sufC gene encoding Fe-S cluster assembly ATPase SufC — encoded protein: MLSIRDLHVSVAGKPILKGLSLEVGAGEIHAVMGPNGSGKSTLANVLAGREGYEVTAGEVLYQGRDLLDREPEERAGDGIFLAFQYPVEIPGVPNLYFLRMALNAQRRHRGQPEVPAEDFLRLISEKLKLLHLDDSLQKRAVNEGFSGGEKKRNEIFQMLILEPRLALLDETDSGLDIDALRVVADGVNALRSPEFSAVVVTHYQRLLDHIVPDRVHVLADGRIVRSGGRELALELEKRGYGWIEDGMEVPA
- the sufB gene encoding Fe-S cluster assembly protein SufB, whose product is MNSETREIQELADRDYKYGFVSAIESDTIPPGLDEGIVQLISQRKEEPPFMLEWRLKALRAWREMTHPDWAYLRIPPIDFQAISYYSAPRKKEGPASLDEVDPELLETFEKLGIPLGERARLAGVAVDAVFDSESVKTTYKEELATRGIIFCSISEALREHPELVRAHLGSVVPIRDNFYAALNSAVFSDGSFVYIPKGVKCPMELSTYFRINAAGTGQFERTLIVADEGSQVSYLEGCTAPMRDENQLHAAVVELVALPGAFIKYSTVQNWYPGDKEGRGGIYNFVTKRGLCHERARVSWTQVETGSAITWKYPSCILRGDDSVGEFYSVALTANHQQADTGTKMIHLGRNTKSTIISKGISAGLSQNSYRGLVQVGAGAEGARNFSQCDSLLIGDRCGAHTWPVIDVRNTSSVVEHEATTSRISDDQVFYCRQRGISGEDALSLIVNGFCREVLAELPMEFAVEAQKLLGVSLEGSVG
- a CDS encoding SUF system Fe-S cluster assembly regulator, which produces MLRITKQSDYGIVLMTLFAAQPQAAAKSARDLAQETGLPLPMVGKILKLLVRDGLLASQRGAKGGYRLSRPPDRITIEEVVSALEGPIAITECTERGPGACRYVDGCDLQPNWLRINQALRHALQGITLLDMTPDRSGGGEGERAGNGNGVARAAAALERMGEAQA
- a CDS encoding NAD(P)H-dependent oxidoreductase, translating into MKTLILSSSLSPTSRSRLLCRRVEDLLAGRPGVELDLVDLREVELRPCHLGKTASMRNLAERIATADNYIFGMGVHCYTVNDGLKIVLDTCMKGCDGKFFGILCAAGGEKSYLSTMHLTQICMNEWRMIQLPRVVYVHDGDFHGEELASPAVEERLVQFADEFASIGRKLLA
- a CDS encoding CoA-binding protein, translating into MGEAASPLAAFLACRRIALAGASRGGRKFGDTLLRELAARGREVQIVHPAGGMVAGRPAVARLADLPKPVDGLVVCLPPGVVPGLLEEAAAAGIRRIWLQQGSSSLVAVARGRELDLELVAGECLLLHLEPVKGIHAIHRWLRSLWRRA
- a CDS encoding SRPBCC domain-containing protein, which encodes MIALRCTAKLLDRLGIERHPPEPPPSTSRLGDWTATYVVARPRHLVVAMNARTGLVMLLPGSELGRLPGHFQDGLARLLGQAGIPGEVARQELEASAAICYGATRDRSATGMLSQAVMDLKGLLRRWPEEGPWAMEDMLLSRPTGRALMFPGVELSRVLAPDQTREAALVRLPGPPRPPDRLLVARGLPDDIQAATLINAGLDRIWTALATAEGLDPRFTAGADVDTRPGGRIRFRWVDWGASGVVADGGIVFEAVVPRRLVIQRQADTAAPPTTVTLTLEAEAEGTRVRVRESGFRDTPAGRRAQLDCAAGWGEALALLKAWLEAGQPVRSPRGASREEEAP